aaaaatcaagaCCTTTACAAAATTCCTTAGACAAAAAAATTTAATGAGAAACGCAACCTGTCAATCTAATATCATGTTAAAGTAATGAAAAGATGCGTACCACTGAATGAACTACCACTGAATCGCTGTGTGCCTCATTTAGAGCTGATCCTGAAGGGATAAGTTCTGCTTCCTCTTCAAATGATATCAGATCCTTGTTGGGTTCTGCTGTAGCTTCAAGATCATTGGCACTCTCTTGGTCTGATGTATCCACACACTTCTGGGtaatggacagacagatagatagatagatataggtatatagtttgaggaagactacGACATCAGGTATAGTTACAAAAATACCAAAGTGTTCCATAATCTTGACATTGATGATTATACAGCTTCCTGTAtgggtgagtagcgggcttttcttctacgctctttttgttgcccttgagccgtctcctttgttgtaaaaaaaatttaaaaaataaataaataaaaagatatttTGACCCTTTTGTTAAAACTGGCAAGTAACAACCATTAACAAAGTGATACATTCTATTACCTGGGTATCTTCCTCTGTGGAATCCTCCGCATCATAGTAGTTTTCAATGATGCCAACTTCGTACTCTGACTGCTGACTCGCCTCCCCCTCATTTGAGTCAGGCTCAGCTTCAAGATCAGGGATGTCATCAGATGTTGCATTAGCTGAACCTTCTGCTGTGGCATTTTCTGTGTCATGCACATCCTTTGCGGCATCCATAAAGTTTGGTACATCCTGAAAATGGGGTATTTTTGTCATCCAGTACCACCAGCTTTCCTTATTACGATTAGAATCCCACATGAAAAAGTGGAGCCAGGGTCAGGAGGAAAGACATCccaaaacaataaaaatatttccaAAGGACAAAACTCACACACTGACTGATCACTAAACCTCTCACTTTTCATGCTTATTTCATGTGCCTTCCTCCTTATCTAATCACCTTTTCACAAACTGTTTCTGTAATTTTTTCAATTACTATTCATgctttacttctccttccttttagtCTTTCAGTAATCAGTCCCTTTAACCTCCTGATCCTATCCATTCTCTTTACATTAACTTTTCAATGAATGACTAAAAGTCATTCTAAGCTTACCCCGACACTAACTTTCTCACTGTTTCATCCCCACTTACCTCTTCTGAAGATTGTTCGTCAGAGGATGACTGTTCTTCacactccttttcttcattttcttcttcagtgcTTGTTCCCTCTGCTCCCAGAGCTCCATCAGAGTCTGACTTATCAACAGCAACCTTTGTCTGGCTCTCAGTGTCAGAGTTTGCGTTGCTGGTGACGTACACAGCACACCAAATCTGGTTTCCAAACACACGGCCTTGCTGACAGAACCTCCAGTGGGTGGCATACCAGCCAGGCTCATCTGAATCAAAAGGGCAATTTTGTCATAATGACCTCGAGAATTTTCATTGCTCATACAAATATAGCCCAGCACTATCCATAAAGCTGCATGAAAAGTAAACTGTCATCTCTGTGATGCTAGAATTTGATTTCTCATTTATAAGCTGAGGAACAATCTTGAAGTGAAAGACTTCCATTCATGTTACATATTTCAGCTTCACCTGGGAAAGTCCAAGCTTGTGGCACTCACCCGGTGCAATGAAGGTGATGGAGATGTTTCCACACTCGCCAGGTTTCAGGGGAGGGCACACCACCTTCTTCTCCAGGGGTTTCAGCTTCCAGTCTACAGGCGAGCCTTGGAACTGCACCTGAGTCCACTTACACACCTCAGTCTGTGTATAAAAATGTATGAACAAAGTGGATTCCAGTTCTCCATCAAGTTTTGAAAATGCATCCAAAGCTTTAATCAAACgtttctttaacccggtagcagcggggatcatgtttcttaatggtcccttcatgcgagaaaaatgagaaaaaatcacccctcacacaaaccatttcataatatatatcaaagcatttctgatcagattatgtatcatctattttggggggtaaaaatcatggcacaaatttggcccatcgctgctacacggtgaagccacaaatttggcccgtcgctgctaccgggttaatttctGTCTATGTACACTAATGACATATAACAAAGCAAATATATGCATCTATCTGATTATAGTATACTGAAACTAGTTTGTCAATGTTTTCTCTCAAAATTACAAATTGGTATACAAAAAATCTTACCTTTTCATTCCAAGGCATCACTCCAGAGTTCAGCACCCTCCAGGTCTTCACAAACTGGGCTCCCGGTGGTACCTGAGACCCATCTGGGTAGGTGATGTCTTTAACATAGAAAGCATTATAGCCCAGGATGGCAGACTTGTGACTCTCAGTTGGGGAGTCCTCAGCTAGAGCCTCCAACTCCAAGAGAGCCTTGTGCAGGAGGGATGCATCTACAGGGTAAGCCTGTCCAGATAAAAAGAATGTTAGACATATCCTAGAGACAGATTTACTTTTAAGCTATGACGGTTCAGACTTATTTCATACTTCACAAGTTCAAAGCTTTATTAATTAcattcaaaagaagaaaaaatgcgtTAAAATATGCAGTCAGATAAATATTCAATAATTAACTGAGTTGCTACTGGATATGGCTTTGTTCTGAACTTTTGGGATGGAAGACAAGCATAATATTTCAGAATATAAACACAAAAAGAGGCTGTGCATACCTTCCGATCAATATCTATTTTCCTGGATTTCCCGGCCTTCCGATCAGAGCGTCTCAGGTACCTCTGCTCAGCCAGGGTCCCATCACCATGCTTGTCTGCTGCTCGGTGATGCTTGTCCACAACCTTGCGCAGTTTGCTGAGCTCCTCGGGAGTGCAAGCTTGTTTCTTCCTCAGACCCTCCATCTTGGCCAACACCTTCCCCTGAGTACGGCTGCTCTTCTCTATCTCTAGAAGCCGGCTGCAACTGAGAGTGTATACTTTAACTTTTAGACTGGTAACATGTATGTCTGTCTCCCTATCCACATTTTCAACACCATGCATGaaattattatcttttcttcattaatttctcaAAATATTTTTCCTACAGCATATCTTGCCAGCAACACCTAAAATGAATGAGCTTCCCACTTCAAAAATTTGACTTACTTGCTGGTTGATTTTCTCTTCTCAGCTTTTTCTTGCTGTTTCTTTAATCTCTCAGttagtttttcttgttttttcatgaGTCTTTCCTCCAACTTTTCATGCTTCTTTGAaaatctttcttccatctttccttgtttcttagccatcttctcctccatcctctcaaGCCACTTGGTGAccttatcctcatcctttccactttttttgcGTTTGACCCCACCATCAGAGCCCTTCATGTTCTCTTTTGCATCTCCATTCTTGTTTTTGAAATGGCTCTCCAAATCTTGTATTTTTTCATCTgaactctctttcccttctgtaaACGTAATCTGGAAGCTGCTTTTCTTCTGGGGATTATTAAATTGAAGTTCAATGCCTCTCATCTCAATATTGTcttttgcattttcttctttcttcttggcaCACTTCTCCATACCAGACCTTCTCTCCTTTAAGCAGCCTTTTTTGAGCTGGAAACTACTTCTCTTCTGAAGATGACTTGATATTCTCTGATTCTTTCGGGCCACATAGAGTTCAAGTGGTGCTGCCGAGTCATTTTTCAGGTGGCCACTTTCTGCCAAAAAATTATTGTAAGCAGGAGGGCAAGTGACTTTGAGTTGTGTTGGCAGTGAACTGTCCTGCTGTACATCACCCTCAGCCCTTATTAAACTCTTGCAAGTAAATTTTGGTTTTGAGTTTAAAGTTCTAAGTTTAAATTCAGCTTGTGGAAATTCtgaaatgaaacagaaaaaaaatatataatagctATTAGACCAAGCTGCTGTTACATCAATATCAAAAGAAAACACGTTATAAATACACTGAAGCCTCTCATCGGATGTTCAAGAAGTAAATTCAAACAACTGTTAGTCAGTCATATTTTTATAAGCTTTGTAACCTTATCATATTTCCACTTTTTAAACCAGAAAGTCTTAATACTCAATAGAATGAATGCCAAATCATCTACAGCCTAAAAGATTATGCCATACCGAAAGGCTGTGAATGGTCCAGCAGGTCACTCTTTACTCTTGGGGTCCTGGACGCAACCAAGGCTAGGGGTGATTCATTACCTTTACCTTCTGAACATTCTGAAACAATTGATAGAATATTTTACTATAATGCAATACAATAGCTATGAATAATTGTTAAAGGAAAACTtcctgaaataatataaataatgtgtcATCAATATCATCTTACCTTGAGGTTTCTCCTGATCATCCTTGGGAGCAATAGCCAATTCCTCCCTTATCAAATGTGCCAGTTTGGTGACCACATCCTCACACAGGTCTTCACGGAACTGAAAAAACAGCGCCAgtgtcacaaaaaaaaaaaaaaaaaaaaatcttcaaacTTTTACATAAGGGTGCATGCAAAATTTAAGTCATATCACAGTTACTTCTTAAAGCTTTAAAAGTGATTACACAAATAGCATCATTAAACACAACAGCCTCAAACAGTGGGAGAGAGTACTAACCTTATTCATGTAGGTAGTGAACCATTTTGGAGGCTGGTCGAGGCTCCCTGACTCCTTGGGCCTCGTTCCTCCACCTGAAACTTCTCCATCACCTGTTTGAGGTAGATCATTTAGAGTGAGGCCTTGAAACATCTTCTTCATCTCTAAAACTGAAGCAAAACTAATCTATATGATGGTATTTTTTTAAGCTTTATGGATATGGTAATGAAGGCATAAGAACAGTGACCCACTAAATGCACAGCCCAAGTAATGTCTTGAGTGGACCTAGTAATGGCTAATGATGATCATGCTTATGACAACTAACCTCCAAGATCTAGGGTGCTACACTAACCTCTGTCAGTGGAGAACAACGATGGGAAACTTCTCTTGTCCTGTCCATTACTCCTTCCCCCAAAACTTGTGGACTCCTTGGGTGGTGAGGCAGTCTTGAAGAAAGAGATCCCCCCTTCCTTAGGTGGGGAGGAGCTAACCCGCTTGATCCCCGATGACACAATGGAGAACACTGTGGGGAGGCTGCCCTGGCGTGTAATGTCCAACACCAGTTTGTCATGAGCCTCTGCCTTCTTTTTGGCCACCTGGATGAAGTGTGCTTGCTTTACTATACATGTGAGAGAAGCGAGAACTCCCCTACAAACATAACTTGTGTGTATAATGAAATGGTAAATCACTTGAGCTGAATTCTGTATGAGAAGATCCAAGTCATAATTTTCTGCTTCTAGTACAAGGAATAGTCTATCAAACTAAACTCTACTACAAAATTCTGCAGAGTAGATACTTTTTATACTGTTAAGTCTGCATTTCTACCATCCTAAGACTTATATACTTTCAGGATGGGAACACTAAGACATTTCAATAACCGAATTTGACACTCGATTTGAATTCTTTCTTGTGCCTTTGACCTGCCTCCTGTACTGTATAGATAAAACAAATACCGTGAAGCACAGAAAACACTCATACACCCACCTTCAAGGCCTCCCGGTACTCTTCCTCAGACTCAATAGGGagctgaaaagaaaaacaacaagaatatggataaaattctctctctctctctctaagcttgCACAACTGATCTGCCACCTATTATCAGTACTTAATTGCTAGTCCTCACTTACTTTATCTCCCTCATCATCACTGTAGCTGACACATATGTTCTCCTGGTGATTTACACTCAGCAAGTTCTGAAACTAAAGAATATGATtattaaat
The Eriocheir sinensis breed Jianghai 21 chromosome 12, ASM2467909v1, whole genome shotgun sequence DNA segment above includes these coding regions:
- the LOC126997525 gene encoding uncharacterized protein LOC126997525 isoform X3 produces the protein MHPRSGGVPRKVVGRSKAVEWKTSRNGGCDEAALGSASMASLGSTTTSGTEAVVFSIQFYGKTIGEVGLLDQDLSELDWTKFKSYIFQNLLSVNHQENICVSYSDDEGDKLPIESEEEYREALKVAKKKAEAHDKLVLDITRQGSLPTVFSIVSSGIKRVSSSPPKEGGISFFKTASPPKESTSFGGRSNGQDKRSFPSLFSTDRGDGEVSGGGTRPKESGSLDQPPKWFTTYMNKFREDLCEDVVTKLAHLIREELAIAPKDDQEKPQECSEGKGNESPLALVASRTPRVKSDLLDHSQPFEFPQAEFKLRTLNSKPKFTCKSLIRAEGDVQQDSSLPTQLKVTCPPAYNNFLAESGHLKNDSAAPLELYVARKNQRISSHLQKRSSFQLKKGCLKERRSGMEKCAKKKEENAKDNIEMRGIELQFNNPQKKSSFQITFTEGKESSDEKIQDLESHFKNKNGDAKENMKGSDGGVKRKKSGKDEDKVTKWLERMEEKMAKKQGKMEERFSKKHEKLEERLMKKQEKLTERLKKQQEKAEKRKSTSNCSRLLEIEKSSRTQGKVLAKMEGLRKKQACTPEELSKLRKVVDKHHRAADKHGDGTLAEQRYLRRSDRKAGKSRKIDIDRKAYPVDASLLHKALLELEALAEDSPTESHKSAILGYNAFYVKDITYPDGSQVPPGAQFVKTWRVLNSGVMPWNEKTEVCKWTQVQFQGSPVDWKLKPLEKKVVCPPLKPGECGNISITFIAPDEPGWYATHWRFCQQGRVFGNQIWCAVYVTSNANSDTESQTKVAVDKSDSDGALGAEGTSTEEENEEKECEEQSSSDEQSSEEDVPNFMDAAKDVHDTENATAEGSANATSDDIPDLEAEPDSNEGEASQQSEYEVGIIENYYDAEDSTEEDTQKCVDTSDQESANDLEATAEPNKDLISFEEEAELIPSGSALNEAHSDSVVVHSVMPLKDMARESVDTLNFLKDSVVVQNEDKSQDPVEGDALDELSFSSGSFSDLDSEDQAILNESDTDISDQDYFVVTMPECFDLTLPYSSVAESSQQNAPHGITNSIPEAERPDSPDFLTADEDDRATTAANKKYQEESATRTRSTADDNEASSHSGSVLENARTTDAEERHQGTQGSRSSGNSMPSLPLPPTETRGFMDIPPEALRTNLAINLYKENSTRPDAEQQLKHQESGRANWGLGAEERQEVVCEQPVSAQSQSKPSPSAGGMPESNTSQRAAVGNTPEQASVDGAAAALPDERASIIPDELVSIIPEDLVRGVWNTARTFITLINQEMHSPSANGPASVGDGEGAAASPTPPCPTQEPPQKEERRKESPQAATPEAGEEPPSLPPPLQQLADMGFSNHEMNQCLLTKYNNDVACAVAELIVLNCQ
- the LOC126997525 gene encoding uncharacterized protein LOC126997525 isoform X1; translated protein: MHPRSGGVPRKVVGRSKAVEWKTSRNGGCDEAALGSASMASLGSTTTSGTEAVVFSIQFYGKTIGEVGLLDQDLSELDWTKFKSYIFQNLLSVNHQENICVSYSDDEGDKLPIESEEEYREALKVAKKKAEAHDKLVLDITRQGSLPTVFSIVSSGIKRVSSSPPKEGGISFFKTASPPKESTSFGGRSNGQDKRSFPSLFSTDRGDGEVSGGGTRPKESGSLDQPPKWFTTYMNKFREDLCEDVVTKLAHLIREELAIAPKDDQEKPQECSEGKGNESPLALVASRTPRVKSDLLDHSQPFEFPQAEFKLRTLNSKPKFTCKSLIRAEGDVQQDSSLPTQLKVTCPPAYNNFLAESGHLKNDSAAPLELYVARKNQRISSHLQKRSSFQLKKGCLKERRSGMEKCAKKKEENAKDNIEMRGIELQFNNPQKKSSFQITFTEGKESSDEKIQDLESHFKNKNGDAKENMKGSDGGVKRKKSGKDEDKVTKWLERMEEKMAKKQGKMEERFSKKHEKLEERLMKKQEKLTERLKKQQEKAEKRKSTSNCSRLLEIEKSSRTQGKVLAKMEGLRKKQACTPEELSKLRKVVDKHHRAADKHGDGTLAEQRYLRRSDRKAGKSRKIDIDRKAYPVDASLLHKALLELEALAEDSPTESHKSAILGYNAFYVKDITYPDGSQVPPGAQFVKTWRVLNSGVMPWNEKTEVCKWTQVQFQGSPVDWKLKPLEKKVVCPPLKPGECGNISITFIAPDEPGWYATHWRFCQQGRVFGNQIWCAVYVTSNANSDTESQTKVAVDKSDSDGALGAEGTSTEEENEEKECEEQSSSDEQSSEEDVPNFMDAAKDVHDTENATAEGSANATSDDIPDLEAEPDSNEGEASQQSEYEVGIIENYYDAEDSTEEDTQKCVDTSDQESANDLEATAEPNKDLISFEEEAELIPSGSALNEAHSDSVVVHSVMPLKDMARESVDTLNFLKDSVVVQNEDKSQDPVEGDALDELSFSSGSFSDLDSEDQAILNESDTDISDQDYFVVTMPECFDLTLPYSSVAESSQQNAPHGITNSIPEAERPDSPDFLTADEDDRATTAANKKYQEESATRTRSTADDNEASSHSGSVLENARTTDAEERHQGTQGSRSSGNSMPSLPLPPTETRGFMDIPPEALRTNLAINLYKENSTRPDAEQQLKHQESGRANWGLGAEERQEVVCEQPVSAQMKTGASPQSQSKPSPSAGGMPESNTSQRAAVGNTPEQASVDGAAAALPDERASIIPDELVSIIPEDLVRGVWNTARTFITLINQEMHSPSANGPASVGDGEGAAASPTPPCPTQEPPQKEERRKESPQAATPEAGEEPPSLPPPLQQLADMGFSNHEMNQCLLTKYNNDVACAVAELIVLNCQ
- the LOC126997525 gene encoding uncharacterized protein LOC126997525 isoform X2 — its product is MHPRSGGVPRKVVGRSKAVEWKTSRNGGCDEAALGSASMASLGSTTTSGTEAVVFSIQFYGKTIGEVGLLDQDLSELDWTKFKSYIFQNLLSVNHQENICVSYSDDEGDKLPIESEEEYREALKVAKKKAEAHDKLVLDITRQGSLPTVFSIVSSGIKRVSSSPPKEGGISFFKTASPPKESTSFGGRSNGQDKRSFPSLFSTDRGDGEVSGGGTRPKESGSLDQPPKWFTTYMNKFREDLCEDVVTKLAHLIREELAIAPKDDQEKPQECSEGKGNESPLALVASRTPRVKSDLLDHSQPFEFPQAEFKLRTLNSKPKFTCKSLIRAEGDVQQDSSLPTQLKVTCPPAYNNFLAESGHLKNDSAAPLELYVARKNQRISSHLQKRSSFQLKKGCLKERRSGMEKCAKKKEENAKDNIEMRGIELQFNNPQKKSSFQITFTEGKESSDEKIQDLESHFKNKNGDAKENMKGSDGGVKRKKSGKDEDKVTKWLERMEEKMAKKQGKMEERFSKKHEKLEERLMKKQEKLTERLKKQQEKAEKRKSTSNCSRLLEIEKSSRTQGKVLAKMEGLRKKQACTPEELSKLRKVVDKHHRAADKHGDGTLAEQRYLRRSDRKAGKSRKIDIDRKAYPVDASLLHKALLELEALAEDSPTESHKSAILGYNAFYVKDITYPDGSQVPPGAQFVKTWRVLNSGVMPWNEKTEVCKWTQVQFQGSPVDWKLKPLEKKVVCPPLKPGECGNISITFIAPDEPGWYATHWRFCQQGRVFGNQIWCAVYVTSNANSDTESQTKVAVDKSDSDGALGAEGTSTEEENEEKECEEQSSSDEQSSEEDVPNFMDAAKDVHDTENATAEGSANATSDDIPDLEAEPDSNEGEASQQSEYEVGIIENYYDAEDSTEEDTQCVDTSDQESANDLEATAEPNKDLISFEEEAELIPSGSALNEAHSDSVVVHSVMPLKDMARESVDTLNFLKDSVVVQNEDKSQDPVEGDALDELSFSSGSFSDLDSEDQAILNESDTDISDQDYFVVTMPECFDLTLPYSSVAESSQQNAPHGITNSIPEAERPDSPDFLTADEDDRATTAANKKYQEESATRTRSTADDNEASSHSGSVLENARTTDAEERHQGTQGSRSSGNSMPSLPLPPTETRGFMDIPPEALRTNLAINLYKENSTRPDAEQQLKHQESGRANWGLGAEERQEVVCEQPVSAQMKTGASPQSQSKPSPSAGGMPESNTSQRAAVGNTPEQASVDGAAAALPDERASIIPDELVSIIPEDLVRGVWNTARTFITLINQEMHSPSANGPASVGDGEGAAASPTPPCPTQEPPQKEERRKESPQAATPEAGEEPPSLPPPLQQLADMGFSNHEMNQCLLTKYNNDVACAVAELIVLNCQ
- the LOC126997525 gene encoding uncharacterized protein LOC126997525 isoform X4, producing MHPRSGGVPRKVVGRSKAVEWKTSRNGGCDEAALGSASMASLGSTTTSGTEAVVFSIQFYGKTIGEVGLLDQDLSELDWTKFKSYIFQNLLSVNHQENICVSYSDDEGDKLPIESEEEYREALKVAKKKAEAHDKLVLDITRQGSLPTVFSIVSSGIKRVSSSPPKEGGISFFKTASPPKESTSFGGRSNGQDKRSFPSLFSTDRGDGEVSGGGTRPKESGSLDQPPKWFTTYMNKFREDLCEDVVTKLAHLIREELAIAPKDDQEKPQECSEGKGNESPLALVASRTPRVKSDLLDHSQPFEFPQAEFKLRTLNSKPKFTCKSLIRAEGDVQQDSSLPTQLKVTCPPAYNNFLAESGHLKNDSAAPLELYVARKNQRISSHLQKRSSFQLKKGCLKERRSGMEKCAKKKEENAKDNIEMRGIELQFNNPQKKSSFQITFTEGKESSDEKIQDLESHFKNKNGDAKENMKGSDGGVKRKKSGKDEDKVTKWLERMEEKMAKKQGKMEERFSKKHEKLEERLMKKQEKLTERLKKQQEKAEKRKSTSNCSRLLEIEKSSRTQGKVLAKMEGLRKKQACTPEELSKLRKVVDKHHRAADKHGDGTLAEQRYLRRSDRKAGKSRKIDIDRKAYPVDASLLHKALLELEALAEDSPTESHKSAILGYNAFYVKDITYPDGSQVPPGAQFVKTWRVLNSGVMPWNEKTEVCKWTQVQFQGSPVDWKLKPLEKKVVCPPLKPGECGNISITFIAPDEPGWYATHWRFCQQGRVFGNQIWCAVYVTSNANSDTESQTKVAVDKSDSDGALGAEGTSTEEENEEKECEEQSSSDEQSSEEDVPNFMDAAKDVHDTENATAEGSANATSDDIPDLEAEPDSNEGEASQQSEYEVGIIENYYDAEDSTEEDTQMPLKDMARESVDTLNFLKDSVVVQNEDKSQDPVEGDALDELSFSSGSFSDLDSEDQAILNESDTDISDQDYFVVTMPECFDLTLPYSSVAESSQQNAPHGITNSIPEAERPDSPDFLTADEDDRATTAANKKYQEESATRTRSTADDNEASSHSGSVLENARTTDAEERHQGTQGSRSSGNSMPSLPLPPTETRGFMDIPPEALRTNLAINLYKENSTRPDAEQQLKHQESGRANWGLGAEERQEVVCEQPVSAQMKTGASPQSQSKPSPSAGGMPESNTSQRAAVGNTPEQASVDGAAAALPDERASIIPDELVSIIPEDLVRGVWNTARTFITLINQEMHSPSANGPASVGDGEGAAASPTPPCPTQEPPQKEERRKESPQAATPEAGEEPPSLPPPLQQLADMGFSNHEMNQCLLTKYNNDVACAVAELIVLNCQ